One genomic region from Amaranthus tricolor cultivar Red isolate AtriRed21 chromosome 12, ASM2621246v1, whole genome shotgun sequence encodes:
- the LOC130796794 gene encoding geranylgeranyl transferase type-2 subunit beta 1-like isoform X1 → MFTTKMGDLAAEKHVRYIISVEKKKDAFESVVMEHLRMNGAYWGLTTLDLLGKLQVVDQDEVIPWVMQCQLESGNHIFVGNFWYSMTKLVIATSILDARCFGL, encoded by the exons ATG TTTACAACGAAAATGGGGGACTTGGCTGCTGAGAAGCATGTGCGATATATTATATCAGTTGAAAAG AAGAAGGATGCATTTGAATCGGTAGTCATGGAGCACCTTAGAATGAATGGTGCTTACTGGGGGCTGACAACACTGGATCTTCTCGGAAAGCTTCAAGTTGTGGATCAAGATGAAGTTATTCCATGGGTTATGCAGTGTCAACTTGAATCTG gCAATCATATCTTCGTTGGAAATTTTTGGTACTCAATGACAAAGTTGGTGATAGCTACAAGCATTTTGGATGCGCGATGTTTTGGGTTATGA
- the LOC130796794 gene encoding geranylgeranyl transferase type-2 subunit beta 1-like isoform X2, with protein MGDLAAEKHVRYIISVEKKKDAFESVVMEHLRMNGAYWGLTTLDLLGKLQVVDQDEVIPWVMQCQLESGNHIFVGNFWYSMTKLVIATSILDARCFGL; from the exons ATGGGGGACTTGGCTGCTGAGAAGCATGTGCGATATATTATATCAGTTGAAAAG AAGAAGGATGCATTTGAATCGGTAGTCATGGAGCACCTTAGAATGAATGGTGCTTACTGGGGGCTGACAACACTGGATCTTCTCGGAAAGCTTCAAGTTGTGGATCAAGATGAAGTTATTCCATGGGTTATGCAGTGTCAACTTGAATCTG gCAATCATATCTTCGTTGGAAATTTTTGGTACTCAATGACAAAGTTGGTGATAGCTACAAGCATTTTGGATGCGCGATGTTTTGGGTTATGA